One segment of Anatilimnocola aggregata DNA contains the following:
- a CDS encoding DUF1573 domain-containing protein, translating to MKNLVFVVVSLAVGVGLGVASTRQEFSGEQLPTVPYLAASNKSAPSTDKGPKVTLVGGSTFDFGQMDRHAEGEHTFQIRNDGDQPLRLEKGQTTCKCTMSEMQDGELLPGKIMPVKLNWNAKTGDVDFSQSAEVETTDPRQPIVRLHVYGKIIDALRPDRGHLSLGTFSASEDTTGKLKIFSFRGEEPLAVVKHEFLATDRAEPFSAEFRPLTTEEVAAEKGAKSGVEATIRVKSGLPLGSVAQTIRLTTNLSATSPLEIPIEGKVVGDIVLVGPDVVSEQNIVRFGPVAAGKGKSVTVHVLVKGPHRSETKLTLAGTEPTGLLAELGKESNDNPQVARYPLTISIAKDAKPISKLGTTAENAGVIRIAATHPRIKEFVILVRYAVTE from the coding sequence ATGAAGAATCTTGTGTTCGTCGTCGTGAGTCTGGCGGTTGGCGTGGGACTAGGCGTCGCCAGCACGCGGCAGGAATTCTCGGGCGAGCAGTTGCCAACAGTTCCCTACCTTGCTGCCAGTAATAAGTCTGCGCCATCCACTGATAAAGGGCCGAAGGTTACGCTCGTCGGTGGTAGTACTTTTGATTTCGGCCAAATGGATCGTCACGCCGAAGGGGAGCATACGTTTCAAATCCGGAACGATGGCGATCAGCCGTTGCGGCTGGAAAAAGGTCAAACGACCTGCAAATGCACGATGAGCGAAATGCAAGACGGCGAATTGCTGCCGGGCAAGATCATGCCTGTGAAGTTGAACTGGAATGCAAAAACCGGCGATGTCGATTTTTCGCAGTCCGCCGAAGTCGAAACCACCGATCCGCGTCAGCCCATCGTGCGTTTGCATGTCTACGGCAAAATCATTGATGCTCTTCGGCCCGACCGGGGACATCTTTCGCTGGGCACGTTCTCGGCCAGCGAAGATACAACCGGGAAGCTGAAGATTTTTTCGTTCCGAGGCGAAGAGCCGCTAGCAGTTGTCAAGCACGAGTTTCTCGCGACCGACCGCGCCGAGCCATTTTCGGCTGAGTTTCGCCCCCTCACCACAGAAGAAGTCGCTGCCGAAAAAGGGGCGAAATCGGGCGTTGAGGCTACGATTCGAGTCAAATCCGGCTTGCCACTGGGAAGCGTGGCGCAGACAATCCGCCTGACCACCAATTTATCGGCGACGTCCCCCTTGGAGATTCCTATCGAAGGGAAGGTTGTCGGCGATATCGTACTGGTTGGTCCCGACGTTGTCAGCGAGCAGAATATCGTCCGGTTTGGGCCTGTGGCTGCTGGCAAAGGTAAGTCGGTTACCGTGCATGTGCTGGTGAAAGGTCCGCATCGAAGCGAAACGAAGTTAACTCTGGCGGGCACCGAACCCACCGGATTGTTGGCTGAACTTGGCAAGGAATCGAATGACAACCCGCAGGTGGCACGCTACCCGCTCACCATTTCGATTGCCAAAGATGCCAAGCCGATTTCAAAGCTCGGTACGACAGCAGAAAATGCGGGAGTAATTCGGATCGCCGCCACGCACCCGCGAATCAAAGAGTTCGTGATTCTGGTGCGATACGCGGTGACAGAGTAG
- a CDS encoding O-antigen ligase family protein, giving the protein MKRRRGQHASAEASSHARESSASSIGQVAVVFSNYVRPAILAIATALLVSTPLVASESIVSEGTGASWYILWLALALFSLLGSVISVEANRRWAWPDLWIAVIVGWHLLSAALCDGNERHAWNAAWQWVAYGALAIVMRQQLLTGQETRAIVVVMMLLAVAVSLHAFYQYSVTQPALRNEFKKNPQAILQQMDVSADAAGPLLTLAENRINSLEPVGEFALTNSLAGFLLPWMLVAFALAFWLVQKGESLPTVTVFIAIAVIVFAVLILTKSRTAWLAAAGGCGLILMFGRRSGWQLDWRWPAGIAAVVLLLGLGAVATNGLDAEVLSESPKSVLYRLQYWRATAAMIGDHPWLGVGPGNFQERYAGHKLPEASETIADPHNFLLEVWSTAGTPALLALVALIFTTAWQLARQSNSELADSAVTVASRDEQEGASGRQISTFGILVGAFVGLMLAGLLGFIVFDPLETTRTSFDPRDTALGLPVVWITGFLSFGLGIYLLGNWIDRGDLPRSAIVIALVALLVNLLAAGAAIYPGVVNSAWLLWAIAMRGNQSESSASQQSPAVLNLQSPQQAINWILAGLCFVALIACNYTEYVPVMASQQLLANASEERQAGRMSLAVEYIEQAIAADPWSSTARRFLANLQFGAWLVNPSSRNWKQFVDAMDEFEKSSPHHFTQHQQRGDWLLFASRRIKNTDLLAESARAYETAVKCYPNNAFLRAQLAAVYDEQGRKADASEAAKRAAELDALCPHVEQKLEQRMLYDPHWPLTKEPVVAEKLAAENAAKVVARLRDGASSN; this is encoded by the coding sequence ATGAAACGTCGCCGCGGTCAGCATGCGTCCGCAGAAGCGTCGTCTCACGCCCGGGAGAGCTCTGCGTCCTCGATTGGGCAGGTGGCAGTGGTCTTCAGCAACTACGTTCGCCCCGCCATTCTTGCCATCGCCACTGCGCTGCTCGTTTCAACGCCGCTCGTCGCCAGCGAGTCAATTGTTTCCGAGGGAACTGGCGCTAGTTGGTACATTCTCTGGCTGGCACTTGCCCTGTTTTCGCTCCTTGGTTCGGTAATCTCCGTCGAGGCAAATCGCCGCTGGGCGTGGCCCGACCTGTGGATTGCGGTGATCGTCGGTTGGCATCTGCTCAGCGCCGCGCTCTGCGATGGCAACGAGCGGCATGCCTGGAACGCAGCCTGGCAATGGGTTGCCTACGGCGCGCTGGCAATTGTGATGCGGCAACAGTTGTTGACGGGACAAGAAACTCGCGCGATCGTGGTCGTGATGATGTTGCTCGCCGTCGCTGTTTCACTGCATGCCTTCTATCAATATTCGGTTACTCAGCCCGCCCTGCGCAATGAATTCAAAAAGAATCCGCAAGCGATTCTGCAACAGATGGACGTATCAGCCGACGCCGCCGGCCCGCTGCTCACCTTGGCAGAGAATCGCATCAATAGTCTGGAGCCAGTAGGCGAGTTCGCACTCACGAATTCATTGGCCGGGTTCTTGTTGCCCTGGATGTTGGTGGCTTTCGCCTTGGCATTTTGGTTAGTGCAGAAAGGTGAGTCTTTGCCCACGGTGACGGTGTTCATTGCGATAGCGGTGATCGTATTCGCGGTCCTCATCTTGACGAAAAGCCGAACCGCCTGGCTTGCCGCTGCTGGTGGCTGTGGTTTGATCTTGATGTTTGGTCGCCGCTCGGGTTGGCAACTCGATTGGCGCTGGCCGGCGGGAATTGCGGCGGTTGTGTTGCTGCTTGGGCTCGGTGCGGTCGCGACCAACGGGCTCGATGCCGAAGTGCTCAGCGAGTCCCCCAAGTCGGTGCTTTATCGCTTGCAATACTGGCGAGCTACAGCCGCGATGATTGGCGACCATCCTTGGCTGGGCGTTGGTCCCGGCAATTTTCAGGAACGCTATGCCGGGCACAAGTTGCCCGAGGCAAGTGAAACCATCGCGGACCCACACAACTTTTTGCTAGAGGTCTGGAGCACTGCGGGGACTCCGGCTCTGTTGGCTTTGGTGGCATTGATCTTTACGACGGCGTGGCAGCTTGCTCGCCAAAGCAATTCGGAACTTGCCGATTCTGCGGTAACAGTTGCATCTCGTGATGAGCAGGAGGGAGCGAGCGGCCGGCAAATCAGCACGTTTGGCATTCTCGTGGGAGCCTTCGTAGGCTTGATGTTGGCGGGCCTGCTTGGTTTCATTGTCTTCGATCCACTCGAAACGACGCGAACGAGTTTCGATCCACGCGACACTGCACTGGGACTGCCTGTCGTTTGGATCACGGGCTTTCTTTCGTTCGGACTCGGAATATATCTGCTGGGCAATTGGATTGATCGCGGAGATCTGCCCCGTTCGGCAATTGTGATCGCGCTAGTTGCACTTTTGGTGAACCTGCTCGCTGCGGGGGCGGCGATTTATCCGGGGGTCGTGAATTCGGCCTGGTTGTTGTGGGCAATCGCGATGCGAGGCAACCAGAGCGAAAGTTCTGCGAGTCAACAATCGCCGGCTGTACTGAACCTGCAATCGCCCCAGCAAGCGATTAACTGGATCTTGGCCGGGTTGTGCTTCGTCGCCCTCATAGCCTGCAATTACACCGAATATGTTCCGGTCATGGCGAGCCAGCAGCTGTTGGCGAACGCCAGCGAAGAGAGACAGGCAGGGCGGATGTCGTTGGCCGTTGAATACATCGAGCAGGCCATTGCGGCAGATCCTTGGTCGTCCACGGCGCGGCGCTTTCTGGCAAACTTACAATTCGGTGCCTGGCTGGTTAATCCCTCCTCCCGCAATTGGAAGCAGTTTGTCGACGCGATGGATGAATTTGAAAAGTCGTCGCCACATCACTTTACTCAGCATCAGCAGCGGGGGGACTGGCTGCTATTTGCGTCGCGCCGCATTAAGAATACCGACCTGCTGGCCGAGTCTGCCCGGGCGTATGAAACTGCCGTGAAGTGCTACCCGAATAACGCGTTCTTGCGCGCGCAATTGGCAGCCGTCTATGATGAACAGGGTCGGAAAGCTGATGCCAGTGAGGCGGCCAAGCGTGCTGCAGAATTGGACGCCCTTTGCCCGCACGTAGAACAGAAGTTAGAACAAAGAATGCTGTACGATCCGCATTGGCCACTAACGAAGGAACCGGTCGTAGCAGAGAAACTTGCTGCCGAAAACGCAGCGAAAGTAGTAGCCCGCTTGCGGGATGGCGCAAGCAGCAATTGA
- a CDS encoding MraY family glycosyltransferase, which yields MTFRQTLFFLLGSVIPALALALIGTRLMRWLSPRWGLVDHPAARKVHVTPTPLGGGIGIWLGVVGTFAAGQLALTLIGANSSWQELVPDFARPHLAGIHAQMLKLWILLLAGTVLMLLGLSDDRWGLSWQVRMATQFAVAAACVYFIPNLRLTVFIDQPWFTGMLSVLWIVALINSFNMLDNMDGLSGGIATIAAGFLAAVMLIAPNPDSPGPQLFVAGFLLVLTGSLLGFLWHNRPPAKIFMGDAGSYFVGFNIAVATLLASYTGYHGETRHAILAPLCVMAVPLYDLVTVLAIRIRAGQSIFAADKNHFSHRLVELGLTKPQAVLTVYLTTAMCGLAAVLLHRVDTLGAVLLMMIVGCTLSLIAILETTARRKIKQP from the coding sequence ATGACTTTTCGCCAAACGTTGTTCTTCCTGCTGGGCTCAGTTATCCCCGCGCTCGCGCTGGCGCTGATTGGAACCAGACTGATGCGCTGGCTCAGTCCACGCTGGGGGTTGGTCGATCATCCGGCAGCGCGCAAGGTTCACGTCACGCCAACTCCTCTAGGTGGTGGAATTGGCATTTGGCTTGGCGTGGTGGGAACATTTGCCGCGGGGCAACTTGCTCTCACACTGATCGGCGCAAACAGCTCCTGGCAAGAACTGGTTCCCGATTTCGCCCGGCCTCATTTGGCGGGAATTCACGCACAAATGCTGAAGCTGTGGATTCTGCTCCTGGCGGGAACCGTGCTCATGTTGCTCGGGCTGTCTGACGATCGCTGGGGGCTGTCGTGGCAGGTCCGCATGGCAACTCAATTTGCCGTGGCCGCAGCGTGCGTCTATTTCATTCCCAATCTGCGGCTAACAGTCTTCATCGACCAGCCTTGGTTCACGGGAATGCTGTCGGTGCTGTGGATCGTCGCGCTGATTAATTCGTTCAACATGCTCGATAACATGGACGGGCTGTCGGGAGGAATCGCGACAATCGCGGCGGGATTTTTGGCCGCGGTGATGCTCATTGCCCCGAATCCAGATTCGCCCGGTCCGCAGTTATTTGTCGCGGGATTCCTGCTCGTGCTGACTGGTTCCCTGCTCGGCTTTCTGTGGCACAATCGTCCCCCGGCGAAAATCTTCATGGGCGATGCCGGCAGCTATTTCGTCGGCTTTAACATTGCCGTCGCGACGCTGCTCGCCAGTTACACTGGTTATCACGGCGAGACTCGGCACGCGATTCTCGCGCCCCTCTGCGTGATGGCGGTTCCGCTGTACGACCTGGTTACGGTCCTGGCGATTCGGATTCGCGCGGGGCAAAGTATTTTTGCGGCGGACAAGAACCATTTCTCCCATCGGCTCGTAGAATTAGGGTTAACGAAGCCACAGGCCGTGCTGACGGTCTACCTGACCACTGCGATGTGCGGGCTCGCGGCGGTCTTGTTGCACCGGGTCGATACTCTGGGGGCCGTGTTGCTGATGATGATCGTCGGCTGCACGCTGTCTCTGATCGCCATTTTGGAAACCACCGCCAGGCGAAAGATCAAGCAGCCATGA
- a CDS encoding RidA family protein, whose product MTTADAKIAELKLELPPAPKAMGVYKPIVIVGNLAYVSGHGPLKSDSSLYVGRVGSEVDQQAGFIAARQTGLAILATLRTNLGSLDRVKRVVKTLGMVNSVPEFDKHPAVINGCSELWRDVWGPDNGVGARSAVGMGSLPGNITVEIEAIFELES is encoded by the coding sequence ATGACAACTGCCGACGCGAAAATCGCGGAACTCAAGCTCGAACTTCCCCCCGCCCCCAAGGCTATGGGCGTGTACAAGCCAATCGTCATCGTGGGCAATCTGGCCTATGTCTCCGGGCACGGTCCGCTCAAGAGTGATAGTTCGCTGTACGTTGGGCGGGTGGGTTCCGAAGTCGATCAGCAAGCCGGGTTCATCGCCGCGCGACAAACGGGACTCGCGATTCTCGCGACCCTGCGCACCAACTTGGGCAGCCTCGATCGCGTGAAACGCGTGGTGAAGACGCTGGGCATGGTGAATTCAGTGCCAGAATTCGACAAGCATCCGGCGGTCATCAACGGCTGCAGCGAACTGTGGCGGGACGTATGGGGGCCCGATAATGGCGTCGGTGCTCGCAGCGCCGTTGGCATGGGCTCATTGCCGGGCAACATCACGGTCGAGATCGAAGCGATTTTTGAGTTGGAGTCGTAA
- a CDS encoding rhodanese-like domain-containing protein, protein MTNEPCPWEIDVQAVKQLLDSGADFTLLDCREPGEYQAANITGSKLIPMREIPGKLGELEPLKNSHIVVHCHHGGRSMRVTQWLREQGFSQVQNMAGGIDAWSQIVDPSVPRY, encoded by the coding sequence ATGACGAACGAACCATGCCCGTGGGAAATCGATGTGCAGGCGGTGAAGCAACTGCTCGATTCCGGTGCCGACTTCACCCTGCTCGATTGCCGTGAGCCGGGCGAATATCAGGCTGCCAACATCACTGGCTCGAAACTGATTCCGATGCGTGAAATCCCGGGCAAGCTTGGCGAACTCGAACCGCTGAAGAATTCGCACATTGTGGTTCACTGCCATCATGGCGGCCGCAGCATGCGAGTTACGCAATGGCTCCGCGAACAAGGTTTTTCGCAAGTGCAAAACATGGCTGGCGGCATTGATGCCTGGTCGCAAATCGTCGACCCCAGCGTGCCACGCTACTAA
- a CDS encoding CCA tRNA nucleotidyltransferase: MSSTYDPAAARAFAVDVVRKLRDAGYQALWAGGCVRDQLMGRQPKDYDVATSARPEQVREVFGQRKTLAIGASFGVITVIGPRDVGQLDVATFRRDAGYSDGRHPDSVTFSDPHEDAQRRDFTINGLFFDPLAEQVIDYVGGQDDLQAGIIRAIGQPLQRIAEDKLRMLRAVRFAATFAFVIEAETMAAIRSQASELVIVSAERIAAELRRMLTLERRRIAVELLAESELLEVFLPEARGIHTLAWSQTLEIIARIKAPTFPQAFAVLLRPLASSPAELATLCETVCRRLKLSTDEISLIQRLLREEPMIRGASKLTWPQLQRLLVTPGSDAVLAFTEAVSQVIDGEADEVVACRRMLELPAKLLNPVPLITGEDLKRLGMKPGAHFRTILDRVRDAQLDSLINTPPEALALATKLAAEIKEA, translated from the coding sequence GTGTCATCGACGTACGATCCTGCCGCCGCCCGTGCATTTGCCGTCGATGTCGTGCGCAAGCTGCGCGACGCCGGCTATCAAGCGTTATGGGCCGGTGGCTGCGTTCGCGACCAGCTCATGGGGCGCCAGCCGAAGGACTACGATGTCGCGACCAGCGCGCGCCCCGAACAGGTGCGCGAGGTTTTTGGCCAGCGGAAAACATTAGCCATCGGGGCCTCGTTTGGCGTGATCACCGTCATCGGCCCCCGCGACGTCGGTCAGCTCGACGTCGCCACGTTTCGCCGCGACGCAGGTTACAGCGACGGCCGTCATCCCGATAGCGTGACATTCAGTGACCCGCACGAAGATGCCCAGCGGCGCGACTTCACGATCAATGGCCTGTTCTTCGATCCCCTCGCCGAACAGGTGATTGATTACGTCGGTGGGCAGGATGATTTGCAAGCGGGGATCATCCGGGCCATCGGCCAGCCTTTGCAACGAATTGCCGAAGATAAATTGCGGATGCTCCGCGCGGTTCGCTTTGCCGCCACGTTTGCATTTGTGATCGAAGCCGAAACCATGGCTGCAATTCGTAGCCAGGCGAGTGAACTGGTGATCGTGAGTGCGGAACGAATCGCCGCTGAACTGCGCCGCATGCTCACGCTCGAACGGCGGCGCATTGCCGTCGAACTGCTGGCCGAGTCTGAACTTCTCGAAGTCTTTCTTCCCGAAGCTCGTGGTATCCACACGCTTGCCTGGTCGCAAACCCTGGAGATTATCGCTCGCATAAAGGCACCGACCTTTCCCCAAGCATTTGCCGTCCTGCTTCGTCCGCTGGCATCTTCGCCGGCGGAACTGGCCACCCTCTGTGAAACGGTTTGTCGTCGGCTCAAGCTCTCGACGGACGAGATTTCACTCATCCAGCGACTGCTGCGCGAAGAGCCAATGATTCGCGGCGCGAGCAAACTAACCTGGCCGCAGTTGCAACGATTGCTGGTTACACCGGGATCGGATGCGGTCCTCGCGTTCACCGAGGCTGTCTCACAAGTGATCGATGGCGAGGCCGATGAGGTAGTTGCTTGCCGGCGCATGCTCGAACTGCCTGCCAAGCTGCTGAATCCGGTACCGCTCATTACGGGCGAAGATCTGAAGCGACTTGGGATGAAACCGGGAGCGCACTTTCGCACCATCCTGGATCGGGTTCGTGATGCCCAACTCGATAGCCTGATCAACACTCCGCCTGAAGCACTCGCGCTGGCGACGAAACTGGCCGCGGAAATTAAGGAAGCTTAG
- a CDS encoding FadR/GntR family transcriptional regulator — MPATTDARELFGLTNRVDEVVQRLREQIVGGKLAAGESLPSEGDLATTLRVSRTVIREAMRILCTQGLVEISQGRRPRVKSADPQAAIISLDALLSRGSGSLQHLTEVRQPLEIEIAGLAAERASDVQLQAISATNEQLAAAATLEECIEADINFHRALAAATNNPLFVLLLETVAQLLRESRRRTLTQSGTKLALEEHLRIFETIKARDPVAARAAMRQHIRLIERDLAAGQTPKLP, encoded by the coding sequence ATGCCCGCTACAACTGACGCCCGCGAACTTTTCGGGCTCACGAATCGAGTGGATGAAGTCGTGCAGCGGCTGCGTGAGCAGATCGTCGGCGGCAAACTAGCGGCGGGTGAATCGCTGCCCTCTGAAGGAGATCTGGCAACGACGCTGCGGGTCTCGCGGACGGTCATCCGTGAGGCGATGCGTATTCTCTGCACGCAGGGCCTAGTCGAGATTTCACAAGGTCGCCGGCCGCGGGTGAAGTCTGCTGATCCGCAGGCCGCGATTATCAGTCTCGATGCGCTGCTCAGCCGCGGGAGCGGTTCGCTGCAGCACCTAACAGAAGTCCGCCAGCCCTTGGAAATTGAAATTGCCGGATTGGCTGCCGAGCGAGCAAGCGACGTTCAGTTGCAAGCCATCTCTGCGACCAACGAGCAACTGGCCGCCGCCGCGACTCTGGAAGAGTGCATCGAAGCCGATATCAACTTTCATCGCGCTCTGGCTGCAGCCACCAATAATCCTCTCTTCGTCCTGTTACTGGAAACGGTCGCGCAGCTGTTGCGCGAATCTCGTCGCCGCACGCTGACCCAATCCGGAACCAAGCTCGCGCTCGAAGAGCATCTGCGCATTTTTGAAACCATCAAGGCTCGTGACCCCGTCGCTGCGCGAGCCGCCATGCGTCAGCATATCCGCCTGATCGAACGCGACCTGGCGGCGGGCCAAACGCCTAAGCTTCCTTAA
- a CDS encoding DUF1553 domain-containing protein gives MQRSFSPAVLLIACLAANLRGNDETFAPVSAIFEKRCVSCHSADESKGSLSLQSRAALITGGDSGSAVSLKAPAESLLLQMISGEKPEMPKSGARLTAAEVESIRRWIAAGAPWPADKKLEDRSLADSNWWSLRPLVRPELPRLSAADQAWATNPIDHFIIATLRDHGFGPSPPANRATLIRRLYFDLVGLPPSPEEVAEFVQDPDPHAYDKLVERLLDSPHYGERWARHWLDVVHFGETHGYDKDQPRRNAWPYRDYVIRALNIDKPYGRFIEEQLAGDVLHTGTIDGIVALGFIAAGPWDFIGHAEVPESKIDGKVARHLDRDDMVSNAIGTFNSLTVGCAQCHNHKFDPIKQVDYYRLQAVFAAVDRAEKKYHSDPAVLAEYTALEQQQRELTATKKTLDAEVKRLAGAELVKLDQAIQAARQASTTGLAPEYGYHSQLHPKADAEKWFQLDLGSSREIASVACIGCYDNFNQIGAGFGFPVRYKIEVSNDPDFKKEVTVVVDHCEQDVLNPGTTPQVANFAAQTARYVRMTATKLALRQNDYMFAVAEFQVFDSAGTNVAKGAAVTALDSIEAPVRWRKANLVDGIYPGAKDANLSGKQLNELTRQRSELLAKVIDAELRAKLTAAETAAADITHQLSKLTAPNVVFAGTVHHGSGNFQGTGNTGGKPRKIFVLHRGDVKSPTEEVQPGALQSLPEWSGDFRLPEGHSEGERRAALARWLSDRRNPLTWRSVVNRVWQYHLSRAIVDTPNDFGRMGQLPSHPELLDWLAVEFLDGGQSLKSLHRLIVTSSTYRQQSQPDENVLTKLKNDPRKTDAGNVYLWRMNRRKLEAEALRDAVLQVSGKLDPKMGGPSFQDFVIDQPAHSPHYEYHLHDPSDPKSHRRSIYRFIVRSQPQPFMTTLDCADPSMRVDKRNESISPLQALALLNNGFMVTMGQHFAARIEASTQEPAAQAELIVRLALSRHASDEERLLFADYIRAHGLANACRAALNLNEFAFVD, from the coding sequence ATGCAACGCTCTTTCAGCCCTGCAGTCCTGCTAATTGCCTGTCTGGCTGCCAACCTGCGCGGCAATGACGAAACGTTTGCTCCCGTGTCGGCGATTTTCGAAAAACGCTGCGTCAGTTGTCACTCCGCGGATGAATCCAAAGGGTCTTTGTCGTTGCAATCTCGGGCGGCTTTGATCACTGGCGGCGATAGCGGATCAGCAGTCTCCTTGAAAGCGCCAGCCGAAAGCCTTCTCCTGCAGATGATCAGTGGCGAGAAGCCGGAGATGCCCAAATCGGGAGCCAGACTGACCGCGGCGGAAGTGGAGTCGATTCGCCGCTGGATCGCTGCGGGAGCACCATGGCCGGCCGACAAGAAGCTGGAGGATCGCAGTCTGGCCGATAGCAACTGGTGGTCGCTCCGCCCGCTTGTTCGTCCCGAGTTGCCGCGACTCTCTGCGGCAGATCAAGCCTGGGCCACCAATCCCATCGATCACTTCATCATCGCGACATTACGCGATCATGGTTTTGGTCCTTCTCCGCCAGCCAATCGAGCGACACTGATTCGCCGGCTCTATTTCGATCTCGTTGGTTTGCCGCCGTCACCGGAAGAAGTGGCTGAGTTCGTCCAAGATCCCGATCCGCATGCTTACGACAAGCTCGTCGAGCGGTTGCTCGATTCACCGCACTACGGGGAGCGCTGGGCGCGGCATTGGCTCGACGTCGTTCATTTCGGTGAGACGCACGGTTACGACAAAGATCAGCCCCGGCGGAATGCCTGGCCTTATCGCGACTACGTCATTCGTGCCTTGAACATCGACAAGCCCTATGGCCGCTTCATCGAAGAGCAGCTTGCTGGCGACGTGCTGCACACCGGCACAATCGATGGGATTGTGGCGCTAGGATTCATTGCCGCCGGACCTTGGGATTTCATCGGTCATGCCGAAGTTCCCGAGAGCAAGATCGACGGCAAAGTGGCCCGCCATCTTGATCGCGACGATATGGTGAGCAATGCGATTGGAACGTTCAACAGCTTGACGGTCGGCTGCGCGCAATGCCACAACCACAAGTTCGACCCCATCAAACAAGTCGACTATTACCGTCTGCAAGCCGTGTTCGCGGCGGTCGATCGGGCAGAGAAGAAGTATCACTCTGACCCTGCTGTGCTCGCTGAATACACGGCCCTCGAACAGCAGCAGCGTGAGTTGACAGCGACGAAGAAGACCCTCGATGCGGAAGTGAAAAGGCTGGCCGGCGCAGAACTCGTCAAGCTGGATCAGGCGATTCAAGCAGCGCGGCAAGCATCAACCACAGGTCTTGCACCAGAATACGGCTACCACAGCCAGCTTCATCCCAAAGCGGATGCGGAGAAATGGTTTCAACTCGATTTGGGCTCGTCGCGAGAAATCGCCAGTGTGGCTTGCATCGGCTGCTACGACAATTTCAATCAGATCGGCGCGGGCTTTGGTTTTCCGGTCCGGTACAAGATCGAAGTTTCGAACGACCCTGACTTCAAAAAGGAAGTCACGGTTGTTGTCGATCACTGCGAACAGGACGTGCTCAATCCCGGCACGACGCCGCAGGTTGCAAACTTCGCCGCGCAAACAGCGCGTTATGTCCGCATGACCGCAACCAAACTTGCGCTGCGGCAGAACGACTACATGTTCGCGGTAGCAGAATTTCAGGTCTTCGATTCTGCGGGGACGAATGTTGCGAAAGGTGCGGCCGTTACAGCGCTCGATTCCATCGAGGCTCCAGTACGTTGGCGGAAGGCGAATCTCGTCGACGGAATCTACCCCGGTGCTAAGGACGCGAACCTCAGTGGCAAACAGTTAAACGAGTTGACTCGGCAACGGAGCGAGTTACTGGCTAAAGTGATTGATGCCGAACTGCGAGCCAAGCTGACCGCTGCCGAAACTGCGGCGGCGGATATTACGCATCAACTGAGCAAATTAACGGCCCCGAACGTCGTCTTTGCGGGAACTGTTCACCACGGCTCGGGGAACTTTCAAGGAACTGGCAACACCGGCGGCAAGCCGCGCAAGATCTTCGTGCTGCATCGCGGCGATGTGAAGAGTCCCACAGAAGAAGTTCAACCTGGCGCACTGCAATCCCTGCCGGAGTGGTCCGGTGACTTTCGGTTGCCCGAGGGACACAGCGAGGGAGAACGTCGTGCTGCCTTAGCACGCTGGCTCAGCGATCGACGAAACCCTCTCACATGGCGCAGTGTTGTGAATCGCGTGTGGCAATATCACCTGAGCCGCGCGATCGTGGATACACCGAACGACTTTGGCCGGATGGGGCAGTTGCCTTCACACCCCGAGTTGCTGGACTGGCTGGCGGTGGAGTTTCTCGACGGCGGCCAGTCACTGAAGTCGCTGCATCGGCTGATAGTGACCAGCAGTACCTATCGCCAGCAATCGCAGCCAGACGAAAACGTTCTCACCAAGCTGAAAAATGATCCTCGCAAAACAGATGCTGGCAACGTTTACTTGTGGCGAATGAATCGGCGGAAGTTGGAGGCCGAAGCCCTTCGCGATGCCGTGCTGCAAGTCTCCGGCAAACTCGATCCTAAGATGGGCGGCCCCAGCTTTCAGGATTTCGTCATCGACCAGCCTGCTCATTCGCCGCATTACGAATATCACTTGCACGATCCAAGCGATCCGAAGTCGCATCGCCGCAGTATTTATCGGTTTATTGTCCGTTCGCAGCCGCAGCCCTTCATGACCACGCTCGATTGCGCGGACCCTTCAATGCGCGTCGACAAACGAAACGAATCGATCTCGCCGTTGCAGGCACTCGCGTTGCTCAACAACGGCTTCATGGTCACGATGGGCCAGCATTTCGCTGCGAGGATTGAGGCGAGCACGCAGGAACCTGCAGCCCAAGCCGAACTCATCGTTCGCCTGGCCCTATCCCGCCACGCGAGCGATGAAGAGCGACTACTGTTTGCCGACTACATTCGAGCACACGGACTTGCCAACGCTTGTCGCGCGGCGTTGAACCTCAATGAGTTTGCATTTGTGGACTAG